CTTCCTACAGAGGACCACAGAGACGATGAAGCAGCAAGTCCGTGAGCACTATGAGAAAATGCGGGCCGTCCTGAAGCAGGATGAGCACACCGTCTTGGACTCTCTGGAGCTGGACCTGAGACGAACCAGAACCAAACTGGACCAGGTTATTAAGACCTGGAAGCAGCACCAGGACCAGGTCACCAagagcatcagcagcatccAGAAAGAGTGGAGCAAGGGCtccacagcagaggaagaaggggaggtCTGACTCATGTCTCTCAATAACCACGATTTAAAAACATAGTAACTgaagagattttcctgctgttttaatgtgtgaagtgtttctgtttgtcttttctcaagGGTCAGTCTGAGAATCTGAGGTAAAGCACCGCACTATTagacaaatcattttcagcTCTTCTGCagatctctccgtctcttcacTTTTCTCTAATCACTCTTCCAGTCCTAAGAAGCCAGACGCCTCTGAAAGGGAAATCAGACTGAATGAAGAGAGATTTCAGAGGGTACTTAAAACATTATTCTCCATCTCCAAAAACCTGAAAGcccagctgcagaggaagaccCTGCTGTTAGGTACTGAGCCGGTTATATTCTTCATCAGCTCATTATGGGCAGCAAGGAGTTGTAGTAAGTCAAGAACTGGTATGAACACAGGCAAGGAGATGTTTCAGATTTGGATTTGCTTCAACTCAAACTTTCTATCCTTGTAGTAGAGGTGGGCAATATGGAAGAACTGGGCTAAGCCCAAGAAGACGGCCTCCATCAAGTTTCAACCATAGCATATGTGATGTTGTATTTGCATTCTGATATTGAGTCATGCTGTACAATCTGATATATGTCTGTAGTATTGGGAATCAAAAAGGTGTTTgaatatatcaaaatattgGATGATTGGACCAATTCTGTTGCtagttaaatttttttaatcagataATCCCAGAATTATTAaactttttgtacttttattacACTTTATCAATCACTGTTGCATTGTGCACTATGCAACAGCCCTGTGATATAATGCTGTGACCACATCCCTGCTTTATCTTCATTGGACAATGTTACTGTTCCTCTGTGACTATTGATTCTGTGTTTAATTACAGATTCATCCCCTGTGATGATTGACAGGCAGACGTgccacagacagatcacagtGACCTCAGAGGGACGGTGCATGTCCTTCTCAGGCTCTGACCACTCAGCTCCAGAGCATCCTCTGCAGTTTGATAAAGTGTGCTGTGCTCTGGGTTCATCTCCAGTCACAGCAGGTCAGAGTTACTGGGAGGTCGACGTACGCTGCTGCTCCGCCTGGGCTGTGGGCTTAGCCTACACCAGCCTGCAGAGGAAGGGCCTGGACAAGGGCACAAAACTGGGCCGGAACAGGAACTCGTGGTGCGTGGAGCTCCGGAACAGCATTCTGTCTGCCTGGCACAACGACCGATATATGGCATGTCAGGGCGCCAGGCAAACGCCGCTTGGAAAGGTGGGGGTGTGGGTCAATTATGACAAGGGTCAGGTGATGTTTTATGACGCAGACACCATGGCTGTCCTGCAGAAGTTCTCAGCAGCCGTGACACCGGTGTTCGACAGGGCTCACCACCAGTTCACCGAGCCTCTGTACCCCGCTGTGCGCTTCCTGAGACCACAACAGAACCAGATGTGGCCAAGCCACATGGAGCTTTGTCACCTCAACAATCTGTGATGTTCTCGGGCTACTTCAGAGAGCTTGTGTCATCAGGACACACTGGACAGTGATGTGGACTCTTACTCATGATAATTTGTGTAGTCATTTCTGGCATGGCAACATGACAAGCAAGACAAGCAGTGCTTgaccatccatccagccat
The sequence above is a segment of the Scophthalmus maximus strain ysfricsl-2021 chromosome 2, ASM2237912v1, whole genome shotgun sequence genome. Coding sequences within it:
- the si:dkey-219e21.4 gene encoding nuclear factor 7, ovary isoform X1 — protein: MAEKESLSVGNEQSTMAQLVQSGLTAPSAGAHSVLQDRLSLTPLESNRDRPVQPFPRSPRLQKKKTKAGRPSQVNKTVEQLSTQLEELEAERSKTEAHIQSLKKRNTDLSRTTETMKQQVREHYEKMRAVLKQDEHTVLDSLELDLRRTRTKLDQVIKTWKQHQDQVTKSISSIQKEWSKGSTAEEEGEGQSENLSPKKPDASEREIRLNEERFQRVLKTLFSISKNLKAQLQRKTLLLDSSPVMIDRQTCHRQITVTSEGRCMSFSGSDHSAPEHPLQFDKVCCALGSSPVTAGQSYWEVDVRCCSAWAVGLAYTSLQRKGLDKGTKLGRNRNSWCVELRNSILSAWHNDRYMACQGARQTPLGKVGVWVNYDKGQVMFYDADTMAVLQKFSAAVTPVFDRAHHQFTEPLYPAVRFLRPQQNQMWPSHMELCHLNNL
- the si:dkey-219e21.4 gene encoding nuclear factor 7, ovary isoform X2 — encoded protein: MAEKESLSVGNEQSTMAQLVQSGLTAPSAGAHSVLQDRLSLTPLESNRDRPVQPFPRSPRLQKKKTKAGRPSQEQLSTQLEELEAERSKTEAHIQSLKKRNTDLSRTTETMKQQVREHYEKMRAVLKQDEHTVLDSLELDLRRTRTKLDQVIKTWKQHQDQVTKSISSIQKEWSKGSTAEEEGEGQSENLSPKKPDASEREIRLNEERFQRVLKTLFSISKNLKAQLQRKTLLLDSSPVMIDRQTCHRQITVTSEGRCMSFSGSDHSAPEHPLQFDKVCCALGSSPVTAGQSYWEVDVRCCSAWAVGLAYTSLQRKGLDKGTKLGRNRNSWCVELRNSILSAWHNDRYMACQGARQTPLGKVGVWVNYDKGQVMFYDADTMAVLQKFSAAVTPVFDRAHHQFTEPLYPAVRFLRPQQNQMWPSHMELCHLNNL